Proteins from one Choloepus didactylus isolate mChoDid1 chromosome 4, mChoDid1.pri, whole genome shotgun sequence genomic window:
- the CHRM5 gene encoding muscarinic acetylcholine receptor M5, with product MERESYHNTTTVNDTPVNHQPLERHGLWEVITIASVTAVVSLITIVGNVLVMISFKVNSQLKTVNNYYLLSLACADLIIGVFSMNLYTTYILMGRWALGSLACDLWLALDYVASNASVMNLLVISFDRYFSITRPLTYRAKRTPKRAGIMIGLAWLISFILWAPAILCWQYLVGERTVPPDECQIQFLSEPTITFGTAIAAFYIPVSVMTILYCRIYRETEKRTKDLADLQGSDSVAEAEKRKTAHQTLLRSCFCCPRPTLAQRDKNQASWSSSRRSTSTTGKSSKPTGPNTDWAKAEQLTTCSSYPSSEDEDKSTTDPVFQVVYKSQAKESPKEEFNTEETKETFMKAQTEKNDYDTKNYFLSPAAAHRPKNQKCVAYKFRLVVKADGTQENNNGCHKVKIMPCSFSVSKDPSTKGLDPNLSHQMTKRKRMVLVKERKAAQTLSAILLAFIITWTPYNIMVLVSTFCEKCVPVTLWHLGYWLCYVNSTVNPICYALCNRTFRKTFKMLLLCRWKKKKVEEKLYWQGNSKLP from the coding sequence ATGGAAAGGGAATCTTACCACAACACAACCACGGTCAATGATACCCCAGTAAATCACCAGCCTTTGGAACGCCATGGATTGTGGGAAGTCATCACCATAGCATCTGTGACAGCTGTGGTAAGCCTGATAACCATCGTGGGTAACGTCTTGGTTATGATCTCTTTCAAAGTCAACAGTCAGCTCAAGACAGTTAACAACTATTACCTGCTCAGCTTAGCCTGTGCAGACCTCATCATTGGCGTCTTCTCCATGAACCTGTATACTACCTACATCCTCATGGGACGCTGGGCTCTGGGGAGTCTGGCTTGTGACCTGTGGCTTGCACTGGACTACGTGGCCAGCAATGCTTCTGTTATGAACCTTCTGGTGATCAGTTTTGACCGTTACTTTTCCATCACAAGACCCCTGACATACCGAGCCAAGCGTACTCCAAAGAGGGCTGGCATCATGATTGGCTTGGCTTGGCTGATCTCCTTCATCCTCTGGGCCCCAGCGATCCTCTGCTGGCAATACTTGGTTGGGGAGCGGACAGTGCCCCCTGATGAGTGCCAGATCCAATTCCTCTCAGAGCCCACTATCACTTTTGGCACTGCCATTGCTGCCTTCTACATACCTGTTTCTGTCATGACCATCCTCTACTGCAGAATCTACCGGGAAACAGAGAAGCGAACTAAGGACCTGGCTGACCTCCAGGGCTCTGATTCTGTGGCAGAAGCTGAGAAGAGAAAGACAGCTCACCAGACTCTGCTCAGGTCTTGCTTTTGCTGCCCTCGGCCCACCCTAGCCCAGAGAGATAAGAACCAGGCCTCTTGGTCATCCTCCCGCAGGAGCACCTCCACAACTGGGAAGTCATCCAAACCCACCGGCCCAAACACTGACTGGGCCAAAGCTGAGCAGCTCACTACCTGTAGCAGCTACCCTTCCTCAGAGGATGAGGACAAGTCCACCACTGACCCTGTCTTCCAAGTGGTCTACAAGAGTCAGGCCAAGGAAAGCCCAAAGGAAGAATTCAATACTGAAGAGACCAAGGAAACTTTCATGAAAGCTCAAACTGAGAAAAATGACTATGACACCAAAAACTACTTCCTTTCTCCAGCTGCTGCTCATAGACCCAAGAATCAGAAATGTGTGGCCTATAAGTTCCGATTAGTGGTAAAAGCTGACGGAACCCAGGAGAACAACAATGGCTGTCACAAGGTGAAAATCATGCCCTGCTCCTTCTCAGTGTCCAAGGACCCTTCAACAAAAGGTCTTGATCCCAACCTCAGCCATCAAATGACCAAACGAAAGAGAATGGTCCTTGTCAAGGAGAGGAAAGCAGCCCAGACCTTGAGTGCCATTCTTCTGGCTTTCATCATCACATGGACCCCTTATAACATCATGGTCCTGGTTTCCACCTTCTGCGAAAAGTGTGTCCCGGTCACACTGTGGCACTTGGGCTACTGGCTGTGCTATGTCAACAGCACTGTCAACCCCATCTGCTATGCCCTCTGCAACAGAACCTTCAGGAAGACCTTTAAGATGCTGCTTCTCtgcagatggaaaaagaaaaaagtggaagaGAAGTTGTACTGGCAGGGCAACAGCAAGTTACCATGA